The genomic window CGGCACGCGCCACGCACACGGCAGAGGAGCGCAGATGGCCAGCGGCGGCTCGTCGGACGCGGAGGCGGAGCTGCGGCGGGGCTTCAAGGCCCTGGCCGTGACGCGGCCGGACCCGGCGGCCGCGGTCTACGAGGTGCGCCTCAGCCGCCCCGCGCAGCGCAACGCGCTCAGCCCGGACTCCTTCGCGGAGATCCCGCGCGCCATGGCGCTGCTCGACCGCGTCCCCGCCGCGCGCGCCGTCGTGCTCTCCGCCGCGGGCCCGCACTTCTGCGCGGGCATCGAGCTCGGCGGGCCCGGGAACCCGCTCACCGCGCCCTTCAGCCGGGGCGCCGACCCCGCGGCCGCGGCCGAGGGGCTCCGCCGCGCGATCCTCGGCATGCAAGCCGCGCTCACCGCCGTCGAGCTGTGCCGGAAGCCCGTCATCGCGGCCGTGCACGGCGCCtgcgtcggcggcggcgtcgacctcgtcgccgcctgcGACATACGCTACTGCTCCAAGGACGCCACGTTCGTGCTCAAGGAGGTGGACATGGCCATCGTCGCCGACCTCGGCGCGCTGCAGCGCCTGCCGCGGATCGTCGGCTACGGGAACGCGGCGGACCTCGCGCTCACCGGCCGCAGGATCACCGCCGCGGAGGCCAAGGAGATGGGGCTCGTCAGCAGGGTGTTCGATTCCAAGCAGGAGCTGGATGCCGGTGTTGCGAAGATCGCCAAAGGTATAATTTCTCCGTGCTGTTCTTTCTTTGCCTCTGTACTCTGCCAAAATGTTTAACATGATTTGTGTTTGGAGTTGAGAACTTGAGGTTGAGGGGGTAGAGAACTTGAGATGTCGATAAATCTGTAGTATATGTCGGTAACGAAATGAACAAGGGTGTCTCTCTTGGGTATCTGTAGTATATGTTGTTGATAAATCTTGTCTGCACTCTGATTGCAGTTGATCTAACTGGAATTGGTAGATCAAATTGGCTGTACCAGCAGATCACCAATTGTTAGTGAGAACCCCTTGGTTCTGAAAAATGAGAGGTTAAACTTCATGTTAGTAACATTAACAGCACGCATGGATTGCGTTTTAAGTACAAGTTATTTTAGTATAGTATCTGAGTCAGCTTAAACTTTGCACAGAGTTTCTAGAATTCCAACTTTCCCAGCTTTCATAAAGATCCATCTATATTCTCATTTCCTGGTTTTTGTGCATTTGCTATAGTGTGCTTAGTGTCCTATAAGTGCAGGCTTAAATGTTCCTCTTACTACATTAAGCAGCAAAATCCACCACTCTCTTGATTGGTTGCAGAGGCGCTGTGCTCCATTTCCCAACATCATGAAAAGTGAACTGGAAAGTTTGGGCCATATAGTTAGTGCTGTTAGTTTGAAGTCAGATGCACTTGAATCAATCCAACAAAGCACTGTATAATGGTTTAAAAGGTTCGCAATTTACTAGTGTCACCCCTCTATCGAGTCAGAAGCaagttggatttgttcttccaagTTGTAAGTAAATGCACATATGTAGGTCTGACTGTTCCATGTTCATAAGGTGTTACCATAATTCAGATTCATGCATAAGATGTCCCTGCGCAAACCAGTTTCTTGTTAACTATGCCTACCACTTTTTCTCCATCGACTATGTAACTCAACAAGCTGCGACCAATGATGGACTAAGAGACAATTTTTTTTTATTGTTTCAGAAATATCAGAGAAGTCGGCAAACGCAGTGATGGGAACGAAGGCAGTTCTACTGAGAAGCAGAGATATCACAGTAGAGCAGGGTCTGGAACATGTAGCGACTTGGAATTCTGGAATGCTGAGATCTAATGACCTGATGGAGGCCATCAAAGCTTTCATGGAGAAGCGGAAGCCTGTTTTCTCTAAACTCTGATGATCAAAATCACAGGCGGAATTTATATGTGAATCCTAGCCACTTGAGAATAAAATGAGATGGTAGAAATTAGACAAGATATACTATCtctgaattggaaaacaaatgcTTTTGTTGATTGTATCTTGTATGTATATCATATATAAAGTgagaattttctggaatttccttagCACCACTGATGTCCATATTGATTactgttatgttgtgatgcctGTAGAATGTAGATTGACCATTCCCACTTACAAGTGTGATACATTTCTGCAGAGAAGTTCACTCAAGCTTATATCTGGATTGGGTGAACAAGACATTGGTCCAGTGAGCCTGTGATGGCCCCATAGCTTGTCTAGGTATAAGTTGAATTTCGGTGCTGAAGAGGTGAGTCTGGTACTCTGATATTCACACTACCACAACCCTGTTTGGTTACTATGTTAATTGATGATTTATTTATAGCTCTTATGTGTTTTAAGTTTGACATAATATATTCATTGAAGCAGATATTTGTGGGTTAGTAAAAGAATCTTTAGAAATACTAtgttaatataagacattttttgacactacactagggtcaaaaaacatcttacattatgggacggagggagtagtattcaaAGATAACCCTTGAATAAGTGAGGTAAATGGTACACTCTTTCTGATTTAGGTTAATACCATGAATTCATGATCATTCAGGCCATTGCCTtaactgttgggtttttaaatacttcctctgtcccaaaataagtgtctcaagcttagtacaattttgtactagctctagtataaagttgagacacttggAGGGAGTATGTAATATGGTTAGCACTTCCTAAGACAGAGCTCACCAAAATGTCCCTTGTAAACTTGGTGGTAGCCTCGTGGTTGACTTTACCAAGCTTCATTTAAAGTCCTCATCCATAGTGTGCTAGGTAGTATACCCTGCCGGGTAGCACATGGTTTTTATTGTTATACTGCCTTGTATATATGTagatttatactccctccgttcctaaatacgagtataagtctttttagagattcaataaggactacatacagatgtatatataaggactacatacggatgtatatagacatattttagagtgtagattcactcattttgctccgtatgtagtccgcattggaatctctaaaaagacttatatggagtatttaggaacggatggagtatatatCTAGAGGGAGATACCATGTGGGTGTACATCTACCAAAGTTCAACTGGCAGCTCAAGTGGGTACAGATGCAGTGCTGTCTTAACAACCAATCTGaattttatactccctctgttcctgtATATGTCTTTTtagacatctactccctccgtccgaaaatacttgtcatcaaaatggataaaaatagatgtatttagaactaatatacatctagatacatcctcttttattcacaagtatttccggacggagggagtaccaaagtTCAACTGGCAGCTCAAGTGGGTACAGATGCAGTGCTGTCTTAACAACCAATCTGAATTTTATACTGTAGATCCCAAGTGGCTTCCCTGTCAGTCAGCTGAAACATATACTGTATGATATATGCCTTCATCCTAATTGTCCATTCTAATCCTCTTCTTCCGTCTCCGTATAGAAGAGCAGAGCAGAGCTTGCATCCATCCAACGTGCTTCAGCCAGCCATACTTCCTCTCTTCCCCAACTCATTCATTCATGCCTCCCTTCTACATATTGCTCGGGATTCTCCTCTTGTACACTCTTTCAAGCTCCGCTGCAACAAACGATACTCTTACGGGAGGCCAAGTGCTCGCCATCGGCGCCAAGCTCATCTCAAGAGAAGGCAAGTTCGCCCTTGGCTTATTCCAGCTAGCAAGCACCATTAGTAAGTCTCACAACGCCACCTTGGCATATGGTTCAACAAAATCTGAGTTTTTACTGCTGTGTGGGTTGCCAATAGGGAGAAGCTCATCACAGACCCCCTAACACAGATCAAGATCTCAAGTGACGGCAAACTTGTCATAGTAAGAGCATCTAGAGCCGCAGAGGACAAATATGACCCCTCAAACGTCCACGGGCGTGTCCGCGGGCAATGACCGGACACTCCTCAAATAGCCTCGTCCACATCCGTGTATCTAATATCCGATCCCCTATATCCATACTAAACCATGCAACGTCGATCAAAGTATGTAGATTAGCAAACGGACACATGCAAGCACAATACTTTCACCAAAAGATCGGATATTCAAACGACCACCGAAGTTCAAACGACAGACAACTTGAAACTATATCTAAAACTTGAAATTAAATTGAAGCAAAGCGGATCTTCACCACTTCTGGGCCAGCCCCTTCCCCTTTCGGTCGCCGACACAGCTGTAGCCATCGGTGGCTGGTGGAGGATCGTCAAACGACTCGTCGGACGAGGAGCCGCCGTCGTCGTCGGAAGAGGAGCCGTCGTCGTTGTCGGAAGAGGAGGAGACGACGATGAGGCCCTTGAGGCGTCGGACGGCTTGGTCCTGCTGCCGCTTTAGCTTGGCCACCCGAGTCGTCTTCaccgccttctccttggcctcgcgCTCGGACTACTCGATAGCTAGTCGGAGAACCTTCGCATTCTTAGCTGGAGAGCCTTCGCATTCTTCCAGCGGAGCCGTCGAGCGTCTATCTCCGCCGATCGGTGGTAGACCCACGTGAGGAGCCGCTCGTCCTCTTCGGGCTTCGCGGGTAACCCGCGTCGACGATGGACAAATCTCTCCGTCGCGTCCCTGTCTGTTGCCCGCTGCCTCTCACTTCGGCGTGCGTGTCTAGGTCGGCGCCGCGGCGACGGACACAAGCACCCACCGTTGCCCGCGTGGGGAAGCGGCAGGCGGCGGGGCAAGGGGACGGCGTAGGGGAGGCGGGGACTGCGTAGCCCTCGCGGAGCCAATCGCGCGCTGGGAGGAGCCAACACCGGCTTCCTCGCTGCGGCGGTGGGGGAGAGGCAAGGCCGATCTGGAACTGTCACCCGTGTCCACCTTGGACCTTTCGAGGGCAATGCGGAGGGTTAGATCC from Triticum aestivum cultivar Chinese Spring chromosome 3B, IWGSC CS RefSeq v2.1, whole genome shotgun sequence includes these protein-coding regions:
- the LOC123072066 gene encoding delta(3,5)-Delta(2,4)-dienoyl-CoA isomerase, peroxisomal, whose protein sequence is MASGGSSDAEAELRRGFKALAVTRPDPAAAVYEVRLSRPAQRNALSPDSFAEIPRAMALLDRVPAARAVVLSAAGPHFCAGIELGGPGNPLTAPFSRGADPAAAAEGLRRAILGMQAALTAVELCRKPVIAAVHGACVGGGVDLVAACDIRYCSKDATFVLKEVDMAIVADLGALQRLPRIVGYGNAADLALTGRRITAAEAKEMGLVSRVFDSKQELDAGVAKIAKEISEKSANAVMGTKAVLLRSRDITVEQGLEHVATWNSGMLRSNDLMEAIKAFMEKRKPVFSKL